The Bartonella sp. TP genomic sequence TATAAAGTTGAAGTTTCTAAGGTTATAGAAACAGGACTTAACGAAAAGACGATAATACTCAAAATCATTACACCGTATTTGGACCGATATGATGAAACTCTTGATATTGAATTAATAAAATTTTATAAGAATAGCCGCTTAATTGGTGCTGATCTTTGGTATGCCCCCTATGGTGTTAAGGTGCCTTGTAAAATAAAGAATTACAGGAGCTTTAGAGAGATTTTTTATACTATGCTTGAGCATATTGTAAGCTTGGAATTATTAGCTAGTGAAATGAAGGAAATCTAATGCCATTTACCAGTGCTCTTAAGATGCGAATTTATGGTGAAGAAGTTGACCCTGATGTCGACGAGAAATTAGAGAAGTTAACAGATAGATTTAAATTATCTGATCGGGAAATAAATGACTGGCAGATTGCGATAAACATGGGATTTAACGGTGTTGATCTTGTTTTTAGTACTGAGGGTATGGTATAAAAGGTAAATGCAATAGATTTAATACATGGATACGCTTCAAAGAACTAGATAAGCCAGTGAGTTGGGCTATTTTAGGGTTGGCTGCATAGGAGATATAAACGCCGAGAGTATTAACGCCCTACTGCAAGAGGTTGCTGTATTTATAAAGGAGAATGCTAATGACGGGTGAACGTAAAAAACTTTTAATTGTCGGCTTCTCTAAAAACCAGGGGCACCGTTGTATTGAACAAGCTAAACGTCGCGATCTCCATATATCTATCTTAGAAACGAAGCAATTCTTCACTAATAATCGGGAAGTAACTAAAGGGGCTGATATTTTACTACCAATGCCAGGTAAGACTATTCCTGAAATACAAACTTGGCTAGCTTCAGCAAATTTGGCTAATGATTTTAGCTATATATTTACCTTCGATGAATTATCGGTAGAGGCAACTGCCCTAATTGCTAAACATTTAGGGCTTGCCGCTAATACACCAGAAGCTATAGCCACAGTTAAAGACAAATACAAGCTTCGCCGTGCTTTAGCTAAAGCAGGGTTAGAGCAGCCACCTATCCAAAAATGTTCTACAATTGAAGAAGCAAGGAGTTTTTTCAAACAAGAAATGAATGGAAATGCGGCTATTATAAAACCACGGATTGGGCTTGGCAGTGAAGGAGTTTCGTTAGTTAGGAATGAAAATGATATATTGCCAGCTTATCAAAACCTATCGGAGCATGACAAAACAGATTTTCTGATAGAGGGTTTTGTTAAGGGAGCTGAATATAGTGTAGAAGGAGTGTTTGTAGAAAAGCAGCCTATATTTTTTGGCATAACCGAAAAACAGCTCCTTAACGGTACATTTATTGAGTGCGGACATATTTTCCCTGCACCTCTTATAGCTGCCACGACGCGCAAAATACTAGACGCTGCTAAAAAAGCTCTGCATGCTACTGGGTTAACTCACGGCTTATTTCATATGGAATTATGGGTAACAGAAGCTGGTGTGGTACTTGGTGAAATTCATGCACGGCCAGGAGGCGGATTTATTCATTGGCTTAGCGAGCTTTCTACTGGCATTGAAACCTACGGCTCAGCAATTGATGATCTTATGGGAAAAAATGCCTTAGACAAAGCATTTTTTAATAGAAAAATTTTTGGTATACGTTATTTGCAGGTAAAACCTGGCAAAGTAACGAATATAGCCTCGGTGAGTGATATTAAAACTATGGCTTCATGTATTTATTTGCATTGTCCATTAGTGGTTGGAGAAATAGTTAAACCTATACAAAATTGGCGGGAACGCGAAAAAATTGGTTATATAATTGCTACAGGAAAATCTTATGATGATTTTAATTTAAATATTGCAGAGATTCAGAACGCCCTGGCTATAAAAACCATTCCTATATAAATTAATATGAGAAAATTATGTTTTTCATTCTTCTAGAATACGGGCTATACGCTTTATCTTACTCGTCTCTATCTGCTATAATTTCAGTATATATGGCAAATAGTTTGATGTTTTCGGCGTCTACAGTTGGATTTATCTTGCTATTTTCATCCCTAACTAAACGCACAGCCAGAATTTTTGCAGCACCTTTTATTGATATGCTGCCCAATGCTTGGATTATGCCAACTCTTTGCTCTTTGTCGATTATAGGCTACATTATGCTAGCGACATTTCATAATTTATGGAGCATTTTGATTGCTTTACTTTTAATTGGTTTTGGTTACGGTAGCAATAGTACATATGTAAAAAGCTTAGTTGCCGAATGGAAAACCAGCAAAGATAGCATCTTATTGCGCTATGCTGGCTTAAATGTTTCTCTTAATATTGCAGCTGCCATTGGCCCATTAATTAGCACATATATTTTCGTTAGCATAAACCATAGAGCTCCGCTGTATATTTCTGCGATAATTCTTAGTATCAATTTATTAATTAGCCTGTCGTTAAAAACTAAACATATTATAGCTACACCACAAAAATCTATGCTCACGGCACT encodes the following:
- a CDS encoding ATP-grasp domain-containing protein; translation: MTGERKKLLIVGFSKNQGHRCIEQAKRRDLHISILETKQFFTNNREVTKGADILLPMPGKTIPEIQTWLASANLANDFSYIFTFDELSVEATALIAKHLGLAANTPEAIATVKDKYKLRRALAKAGLEQPPIQKCSTIEEARSFFKQEMNGNAAIIKPRIGLGSEGVSLVRNENDILPAYQNLSEHDKTDFLIEGFVKGAEYSVEGVFVEKQPIFFGITEKQLLNGTFIECGHIFPAPLIAATTRKILDAAKKALHATGLTHGLFHMELWVTEAGVVLGEIHARPGGGFIHWLSELSTGIETYGSAIDDLMGKNALDKAFFNRKIFGIRYLQVKPGKVTNIASVSDIKTMASCIYLHCPLVVGEIVKPIQNWREREKIGYIIATGKSYDDFNLNIAEIQNALAIKTIPI